Proteins from a genomic interval of Flavobacteriales bacterium:
- a CDS encoding ribose-phosphate pyrophosphokinase: MSSKVKIFAASASKELALTIAEKFGQPLGDTSLVFFSDGEFEPSFDETVRGCHVFIVQSTPPPSDNLMELLLMIDAAKRASAYKITAVMPYFGYARQDKKGKPRVPIGAKLVSNLLTAAGVDRVITMDLHADQIQGFFEVPVDHLFASTLFVPHIKNLNLANLCIASPDMGGTKRANTYAKYLQTDVVVCYKHRDKANEISKMMLIGDVKGKDIVLVDDMVDTAGTLTKAADLMIENGARSVRACCTHGILSGSAYERINNSQLAELIITDTLRKEHKSDKVKVIEVGNLFADTINRVFTKQSISSNFIS, translated from the coding sequence ATGTCATCAAAAGTTAAAATATTTGCCGCTTCTGCTAGTAAGGAATTAGCTCTTACAATTGCTGAAAAATTTGGTCAGCCTTTAGGCGATACCTCATTGGTATTTTTTAGTGATGGGGAGTTTGAGCCTTCTTTTGATGAAACGGTAAGAGGATGCCATGTTTTTATTGTGCAGTCAACCCCTCCGCCATCTGATAATTTAATGGAGTTGTTATTGATGATAGATGCAGCTAAAAGAGCATCAGCCTACAAAATAACAGCGGTAATGCCGTATTTTGGTTATGCTAGACAAGACAAAAAAGGGAAACCAAGAGTGCCGATAGGGGCAAAACTGGTTTCTAATTTATTGACCGCAGCTGGTGTAGATAGAGTCATTACTATGGATTTGCATGCCGACCAAATTCAAGGCTTTTTTGAAGTACCCGTAGACCATTTGTTTGCCTCAACATTATTTGTGCCGCACATAAAAAATCTTAATCTTGCTAATCTGTGTATTGCCTCGCCTGATATGGGTGGAACAAAACGTGCCAACACCTATGCTAAGTATCTACAAACAGATGTTGTAGTATGTTACAAGCACAGAGACAAAGCTAATGAGATAAGTAAAATGATGCTTATTGGTGATGTTAAAGGAAAAGATATTGTACTAGTTGATGATATGGTAGATACAGCAGGTACACTTACTAAAGCCGCCGATTTAATGATTGAAAATGGCGCACGAAGTGTAAGAGCTTGTTGTACACACGGCATACTTTCGGGTAGTGCCTACGAAAGGATAAATAATTCTCAGTTAGCGGAACTTATTATTACCGATACCTTGAGAAAAGAACATAAAAGTGATAAAGTTAAAGTGATTGAGGTTGGAAACTTGTTTGCAGATACTATAAATAGAGTATTCACCAAACAGTCCATTAGCTCAAACTTTATAAGTTAA